One window of the Haloarcula halobia genome contains the following:
- a CDS encoding dolichyl-phosphate hexose transferase, producing MSRQRTADRTDGTYTFDDVAVVMGTYNEEAAIGTVLSDIESVTDGRAEVVCVDGSSDRTPEIAREHGARVVEQEPQGYGVAVREAVLTPDRPVVVTTDCDDTYPMERLPDFLAEINDGADVVSGDRLYFGAEEMPALNRLGNELFALFASALMGRRVHDTTTGMRAYRRELLHQIRWTENTGLSAELLIRPLMRGYDVRERPIEYDERTGETKLDPFSGGLAIAKSIGKVALEERFR from the coding sequence ATGAGCCGACAGCGGACTGCAGACCGGACGGATGGGACATACACCTTCGACGACGTGGCCGTCGTGATGGGGACGTACAACGAGGAAGCGGCCATCGGCACGGTGCTCTCGGACATCGAGTCGGTCACCGACGGTCGGGCCGAGGTGGTCTGCGTCGACGGGTCGAGCGACCGCACCCCCGAGATCGCTCGGGAACACGGCGCTCGCGTCGTCGAACAGGAGCCCCAGGGGTACGGCGTGGCGGTCCGCGAGGCCGTCCTCACGCCGGACCGCCCCGTCGTGGTGACGACGGACTGTGACGACACGTACCCGATGGAGCGCCTCCCCGACTTCCTCGCGGAGATCAACGACGGTGCGGACGTCGTCAGCGGCGACCGACTGTACTTCGGGGCCGAGGAGATGCCCGCCCTCAACCGACTCGGCAACGAGCTGTTCGCCCTGTTCGCGAGCGCGCTGATGGGGCGACGCGTCCACGACACCACCACCGGCATGCGGGCCTACCGGCGCGAACTGCTCCACCAGATCCGCTGGACGGAAAACACCGGCCTCTCGGCCGAACTGCTCATCCGGCCGCTGATGCGGGGCTACGACGTCCGCGAGCGCCCCATCGAGTACGACGAGCGGACCGGCGAGACGAAGCTCGACCCGTTCTCGGGCGGCCTCGCCATCGCGAAGTCTATCGGCAAGGTCGCACTGGAAGAGCGGTTCCGCTGA
- a CDS encoding gluconate 2-dehydrogenase subunit 3 family protein encodes MTDYGLTRRDALKALGAAGITVAGGAAALTWDERAENEGPLSTHDRETVHAVADVVYPSAVSGVREFVDGYLAGRVEADPERARGIADAVDALDDYATEWEDASFVALSPETREATLRGMGVAIADPDPHGDPRERVRYYLVNELQFALYSSPTGGRLVGIENPQGHPGGAESYQRPPE; translated from the coding sequence ATGACCGACTACGGACTCACGCGCCGGGACGCACTGAAAGCACTGGGCGCTGCGGGCATCACCGTGGCCGGGGGTGCAGCGGCGCTCACCTGGGACGAGCGAGCGGAGAACGAGGGACCGCTCTCGACCCACGACCGCGAGACGGTCCACGCCGTGGCCGACGTCGTCTACCCGAGCGCGGTGTCCGGCGTCCGCGAGTTCGTCGACGGCTACCTCGCCGGCCGGGTCGAGGCCGACCCTGAGCGGGCGCGCGGCATCGCCGACGCCGTCGACGCCCTTGACGACTACGCGACAGAGTGGGAAGACGCCTCGTTCGTGGCGCTCTCGCCCGAGACGCGCGAGGCGACGCTGCGAGGCATGGGCGTCGCCATCGCCGACCCGGACCCCCACGGCGACCCGCGCGAACGAGTCCGGTACTACCTGGTCAACGAGCTCCAGTTCGCGCTCTACAGCTCGCCGACTGGTGGGCGACTCGTCGGCATCGAGAACCCGCAGGGTCACCCCGGCGGCGCCGAGAGCTATCAGCGTCCGCCGGAGTGA
- a CDS encoding glucose 1-dehydrogenase: MKAIAVRKGETEPALVEKERPTPDRGEALVRTLRVGVDGTDHEVISGEHGGYPEGEDHMVLGHEAVGVVEDPNGTGLTQGQVVAPTVRRKPNGETNDFFRRGEPDMAPEGEYHERGIVGEHGFMAEYFTSPADFLVPLPEELAEYGFFVEPISITAKATEHAFATREPFEWRPEAACVLGNGSLGLLTVWMLGQEFDRTYCVGRRDRPDPTVDIIEDLGATYIDSRQTPVDEIPEHYEGMDYVYEATGFAPHAVQTVHALAQNGVGALLGIPASWEFEIDGGALHNDIVLHNKCLIGTVNSHVKHFEMARETLGEMPESLLGDLVTTVVGPENVDPAFVDGDEQIKAVVEFDTR, translated from the coding sequence CTCAGAGTCGGCGTCGACGGGACCGACCACGAGGTCATCAGCGGCGAACACGGCGGCTACCCAGAAGGCGAGGACCACATGGTGCTGGGCCACGAGGCCGTCGGCGTCGTCGAGGACCCCAACGGGACGGGACTGACACAGGGCCAGGTCGTCGCGCCGACGGTCAGACGAAAGCCCAACGGCGAGACGAACGACTTCTTCAGGCGCGGCGAACCGGACATGGCTCCGGAGGGCGAGTACCACGAGCGTGGCATCGTCGGCGAACACGGGTTCATGGCGGAGTATTTCACCTCGCCGGCGGACTTTCTGGTCCCGCTCCCCGAGGAACTGGCCGAGTACGGCTTCTTCGTCGAACCCATCTCGATTACCGCCAAGGCCACCGAACACGCCTTCGCCACGCGGGAGCCCTTCGAGTGGCGCCCCGAGGCCGCCTGTGTCCTGGGGAACGGGTCGCTCGGACTCCTGACCGTCTGGATGCTCGGTCAGGAGTTCGACCGGACCTACTGCGTCGGGCGCCGGGACCGGCCCGATCCGACCGTCGACATCATCGAGGACCTCGGGGCGACGTACATCGACTCGCGGCAGACGCCCGTCGACGAGATCCCCGAGCACTACGAGGGGATGGACTACGTCTACGAGGCGACCGGGTTCGCCCCCCACGCCGTCCAGACCGTCCACGCGCTCGCCCAGAACGGCGTCGGTGCCCTGCTGGGCATCCCGGCCTCGTGGGAGTTCGAGATCGACGGCGGCGCGCTCCACAACGACATCGTCCTCCACAACAAGTGTCTCATCGGCACGGTCAACTCCCACGTCAAGCACTTCGAGATGGCCCGCGAGACGCTCGGCGAGATGCCCGAGTCGCTGCTCGGGGACCTCGTGACGACGGTGGTCGGCCCCGAGAACGTCGACCCGGCGTTCGTCGACGGCGACGAGCAGATCAAAGCCGTCGTGGAGTTCGACACGCGGTAA
- the trmB gene encoding HTH-type sugar sensing transcriptional regulator TrmB gives MASDDLEAALEQVISRFNLGEYEVAAYLAVLQHGELTASEISENTDIPQPRVYDTVRSLSDVGLVELKETRPMKVLAIDPRDAFGDIQSSLDDLVDSLSARYTAPAREPEAVSLVKSRPTILRYLEDIIDAAEYELMLSLTPSLLHRFEDRLRGRHDAGIATEILVSPARDAPDESEFDYESVATTVRGRRGITTPVVAIADGNYSMYATREGVRGDTDRYGVIFNRSELGFLVSGFLNTVLWTTADTISSDGDGLPFPRRYGTIRRCISDLSSMEGEFYATIEGRDVETGDHWVVEGRVAEASYSSNREVATLVVETDDGMVDVGGQVAAYEDIEAYEILVGRDGVPEM, from the coding sequence ATGGCAAGCGACGACCTGGAGGCCGCCCTCGAACAGGTCATCTCACGGTTCAACCTCGGCGAGTACGAGGTCGCAGCGTACCTGGCCGTGCTCCAGCACGGCGAGTTGACCGCCTCCGAGATATCGGAGAACACCGACATTCCACAGCCCCGGGTCTACGACACCGTCCGGAGCCTCAGCGACGTCGGCCTGGTCGAGCTCAAGGAGACGCGACCGATGAAGGTCCTGGCCATCGACCCGCGGGACGCCTTCGGCGACATCCAGTCCTCGCTCGACGACCTGGTCGACAGCCTCTCGGCGCGATACACCGCGCCGGCCCGCGAACCGGAGGCGGTGTCGCTGGTGAAGTCCCGCCCGACGATACTCCGGTACCTCGAGGACATCATCGACGCCGCCGAGTACGAGCTCATGCTGTCGCTGACGCCCTCGCTGTTACACCGGTTCGAGGACCGCCTGCGGGGACGTCACGACGCGGGTATCGCCACCGAGATTCTCGTCTCGCCGGCCCGCGACGCCCCCGACGAGTCTGAGTTCGACTACGAGAGCGTCGCGACCACCGTGCGAGGGCGGCGCGGGATCACCACGCCGGTGGTGGCCATCGCCGACGGGAACTACTCGATGTACGCAACCCGCGAGGGCGTCCGGGGAGACACCGACCGCTACGGCGTCATCTTCAACCGGTCCGAACTGGGCTTTCTGGTCTCCGGGTTCCTCAACACCGTCCTGTGGACGACGGCAGACACCATCTCCTCGGACGGGGACGGACTCCCCTTCCCGCGACGCTACGGCACCATCAGACGGTGTATCTCCGACCTGAGCAGCATGGAGGGCGAGTTCTACGCGACCATCGAGGGCCGGGACGTCGAGACGGGCGACCACTGGGTCGTCGAGGGGCGCGTCGCCGAAGCCTCCTACAGCTCGAACCGCGAGGTGGCGACGCTCGTCGTCGAGACGGACGACGGCATGGTCGACGTCGGCGGCCAGGTGGCTGCCTACGAGGACATCGAGGCCTACGAGATCCTGGTCGGCCGCGACGGCGTCCCCGAAATGTAG